One segment of Triticum aestivum cultivar Chinese Spring chromosome 2A, IWGSC CS RefSeq v2.1, whole genome shotgun sequence DNA contains the following:
- the LOC123190756 gene encoding serine/threonine-protein kinase PBL27 isoform X1, translated as MDHPENIVTQLIHEEHRSKWIARSNHNVKCFTEDEIKRFTDNYKTLLGRGAFGEVYQGVLEDKSMIAVKRFIYNVRESFAKELIVHREINHKNVVRLIGYCVDESALMVVTEYIPKGNLSNILHQDSIPITLDTRLRIAIECAKALDYMHSQMYTQIIHGDIKPANILLDDGLGAKISDFGISRLINTENTLYTLNVIGSIGYMDPLFAQSGRLTAKSDVYSFGVVLLELITRKKARTEDGEIGLVESFSQSLSKGIRRVREMFDSEIATSSDMKTIEEIAKLAGKCLKMELTKRPHMLEVAERLRKLKKAARQVQERPTLFSWIWKNKQAPAKTPPLESSSSSQNARTVAPAEKMPSQESSGSTPKTGIVAALKAALSQVSHDSTQNVGTSIIGSTMTGQLFDLKDLLGASTEVLGKGTIGTTYRATLDSGYELVVKRLKDVDLEEAVFKRLVTLFGAIQNKHIVPLLWYYCSKDEKLLVHNVVPMGSLAKVLHGDQGSGPAQLDWEQRLAISLAAARGVQAIHLAGPSSCHGNIKSSNILLTGTHNACVSEHGLITLGIYYNASGYCAPEVTRNRWVSQKSDVYSFGILLLELLTRKSPLRKRFQDDKGVDLPRWVCSIIPEEWTAEVFDVELLAWGQKDGKEECMVRLMQLGLKCCSQDADSRPTMSDVVQRIEEIGQS; from the exons ATGGATCATCCAGAAAATATAGTAACACAACTTATCCATGAAGAGCACAGATCAAAATGGATAGCACGTAGCAATCATAATGTGAAATGTTTTACAGAAGATGAGATAAAAAGATTTACTGACAACTATAAGACTTTACTCGGTAGAGGTGCctttggagaagtttatcaaggaGTCCTTGAGGACAAAAGTATGATTGCAGTCAAGAGGTTTATCTACAATGTAAGAGAAAGTTTTGCCAAAGAGTTGATCGTCCACCGTGAAATCAATCACAAGAACGTAGTCAGATTAATTGGCTATTGTGTAGATGAAAGTGCCCTAATGGTGGTCACGGAGTATATTCCTAAAGGAAATCTGAGTAACATCCTTCACCAGGATAGTATTCCCATCACTTTGGATACACGGCTAAGAATTGCAATTGAATGTGCAAAAGCATTGGACTATATGCATTCACAAATGTATACTCAGATCATTCATGGTGATATCAAGCCTGCTAATATACTTCTGGATGATGGACTCGGTGCAAAAATATCAGACTTTGGAATATCAAGACTAATCAACACTGAAAATACTCTATATACTCTAAATGTGATAGGAAGTATAGGCTACATGGACCCTCTGTTTGCTCAGAGTGGCCGCCTCACAGCAAAGAGTGATGTTTACAGTTTTGGAGTTGTGCTCCTGGAACTGATAACCAGAAAAAAAGCAAGAACAGAGGATGGGGAGATTGGCTTGGTTGAAAGTTTTAGTCAATCTCTTTCAAAAGGGATTAGGAGGGTGAGGGAGATGTTTGATTCTGAAATTGCAACATCGAGCGACATGAAGACTATTGAAGAGATTGCTAAGTTGGCAGGTAAATGCTTGAAGATGGAACTTACCAAACGTCCTCACATGTTAGAAGTTGCAGAACGTCTTCGCAAACTTAAGAAAGCTGCACGTCAGGTACAAGAAAGACCAACTCTGTTTTCTTGGATATGGAAAAATAAACAAGCTCCAGCCAAAACACCACCACTAGAAAGCAGCAGCAGTAGCCAAAACGCGAGAACTGTAGCTCCAGCTGAAAAGATGCCATCACAAGAAAGCAGTGGCAGTACCCCCAAAACGGGAATTGTGGCTGCACTCAAAGCGGCACTATCACAGGTAAGCCATGATAGTACACAAAATGTGGGAACTTCTATCATTGGGTCGACAATGACAGGCCAATTGTTCGACCTGAAAGACCTGCTTGGGGCATCGACTGAAGTTCTGGGCAAGGGTACAATCGGGACAACATACAGAGCAACACTAGATAGTGGATATGAGCTGGTGGTCAAGAGGCTGAAAGATGTGGACTTGGAGGAGGCGGTCTTTAAGCGGCTTGTTACGCTGTTTGGTGCCATCCAGAACAAACACATAGTGCCACTTCTATGGTATTACTGCAGCAAGGATGAGAAGTTGCTAGTGCATAATGTAGTCCCCATGGGTAGCCTAGCAAAAGTACTCCACG GCGACCAAGGTTCTGGCCCAGCTCAACTGGACTGGGAGCAGCGGTTGGCTATCTCACTAGCTGCTGCGCGTGGTGTGCAGGCTATCCACTTAGCTGGGCCATCAAGCTGCCATGGCAACATCAAGTCTTCCAACATCCTGCTCACCGGAACTCACAACGCATGTGTGTCGGAGCATGGCCTGATAACACTTGGTATTTATTACAATGCCTCCGGCTACTGTGCACCCGAGGTCACCCGCAATAGGTGGGTCTCCCAGAAATCTGACGTCTACAGCTTCGGCATCCTATTGCTGGAGCTTCTCACCCGCAAGTCTCCACTGAGGAAGAGATTTCAGGATGACAAGGGAGTAGATTTGCCACGGTGGGTGTGTTCCATTATACCTGAGGAGTGGACGGCGGAGGTATTCGACGTGGAGCTCCTAGCATGGGGGCAGAAGGATGGGAAAGAGGAGTGCATGGTGCGACTTATGCAGCTCGGGCTAAAGTGTTGCAGTCAAGATGCTGACTCGAGGCCTACAATGTCTGATGTCGTGCAGCGGATTGAGGAGATCGGACAGTCCTAA
- the LOC123190756 gene encoding probable inactive receptor kinase At2g26730 isoform X2, producing MIAVKRFIYNVRESFAKELIVHREINHKNVVRLIGYCVDESALMVVTEYIPKGNLSNILHQDSIPITLDTRLRIAIECAKALDYMHSQMYTQIIHGDIKPANILLDDGLGAKISDFGISRLINTENTLYTLNVIGSIGYMDPLFAQSGRLTAKSDVYSFGVVLLELITRKKARTEDGEIGLVESFSQSLSKGIRRVREMFDSEIATSSDMKTIEEIAKLAGKCLKMELTKRPHMLEVAERLRKLKKAARQVQERPTLFSWIWKNKQAPAKTPPLESSSSSQNARTVAPAEKMPSQESSGSTPKTGIVAALKAALSQVSHDSTQNVGTSIIGSTMTGQLFDLKDLLGASTEVLGKGTIGTTYRATLDSGYELVVKRLKDVDLEEAVFKRLVTLFGAIQNKHIVPLLWYYCSKDEKLLVHNVVPMGSLAKVLHGDQGSGPAQLDWEQRLAISLAAARGVQAIHLAGPSSCHGNIKSSNILLTGTHNACVSEHGLITLGIYYNASGYCAPEVTRNRWVSQKSDVYSFGILLLELLTRKSPLRKRFQDDKGVDLPRWVCSIIPEEWTAEVFDVELLAWGQKDGKEECMVRLMQLGLKCCSQDADSRPTMSDVVQRIEEIGQS from the exons ATGATTGCAGTCAAGAGGTTTATCTACAATGTAAGAGAAAGTTTTGCCAAAGAGTTGATCGTCCACCGTGAAATCAATCACAAGAACGTAGTCAGATTAATTGGCTATTGTGTAGATGAAAGTGCCCTAATGGTGGTCACGGAGTATATTCCTAAAGGAAATCTGAGTAACATCCTTCACCAGGATAGTATTCCCATCACTTTGGATACACGGCTAAGAATTGCAATTGAATGTGCAAAAGCATTGGACTATATGCATTCACAAATGTATACTCAGATCATTCATGGTGATATCAAGCCTGCTAATATACTTCTGGATGATGGACTCGGTGCAAAAATATCAGACTTTGGAATATCAAGACTAATCAACACTGAAAATACTCTATATACTCTAAATGTGATAGGAAGTATAGGCTACATGGACCCTCTGTTTGCTCAGAGTGGCCGCCTCACAGCAAAGAGTGATGTTTACAGTTTTGGAGTTGTGCTCCTGGAACTGATAACCAGAAAAAAAGCAAGAACAGAGGATGGGGAGATTGGCTTGGTTGAAAGTTTTAGTCAATCTCTTTCAAAAGGGATTAGGAGGGTGAGGGAGATGTTTGATTCTGAAATTGCAACATCGAGCGACATGAAGACTATTGAAGAGATTGCTAAGTTGGCAGGTAAATGCTTGAAGATGGAACTTACCAAACGTCCTCACATGTTAGAAGTTGCAGAACGTCTTCGCAAACTTAAGAAAGCTGCACGTCAGGTACAAGAAAGACCAACTCTGTTTTCTTGGATATGGAAAAATAAACAAGCTCCAGCCAAAACACCACCACTAGAAAGCAGCAGCAGTAGCCAAAACGCGAGAACTGTAGCTCCAGCTGAAAAGATGCCATCACAAGAAAGCAGTGGCAGTACCCCCAAAACGGGAATTGTGGCTGCACTCAAAGCGGCACTATCACAGGTAAGCCATGATAGTACACAAAATGTGGGAACTTCTATCATTGGGTCGACAATGACAGGCCAATTGTTCGACCTGAAAGACCTGCTTGGGGCATCGACTGAAGTTCTGGGCAAGGGTACAATCGGGACAACATACAGAGCAACACTAGATAGTGGATATGAGCTGGTGGTCAAGAGGCTGAAAGATGTGGACTTGGAGGAGGCGGTCTTTAAGCGGCTTGTTACGCTGTTTGGTGCCATCCAGAACAAACACATAGTGCCACTTCTATGGTATTACTGCAGCAAGGATGAGAAGTTGCTAGTGCATAATGTAGTCCCCATGGGTAGCCTAGCAAAAGTACTCCACG GCGACCAAGGTTCTGGCCCAGCTCAACTGGACTGGGAGCAGCGGTTGGCTATCTCACTAGCTGCTGCGCGTGGTGTGCAGGCTATCCACTTAGCTGGGCCATCAAGCTGCCATGGCAACATCAAGTCTTCCAACATCCTGCTCACCGGAACTCACAACGCATGTGTGTCGGAGCATGGCCTGATAACACTTGGTATTTATTACAATGCCTCCGGCTACTGTGCACCCGAGGTCACCCGCAATAGGTGGGTCTCCCAGAAATCTGACGTCTACAGCTTCGGCATCCTATTGCTGGAGCTTCTCACCCGCAAGTCTCCACTGAGGAAGAGATTTCAGGATGACAAGGGAGTAGATTTGCCACGGTGGGTGTGTTCCATTATACCTGAGGAGTGGACGGCGGAGGTATTCGACGTGGAGCTCCTAGCATGGGGGCAGAAGGATGGGAAAGAGGAGTGCATGGTGCGACTTATGCAGCTCGGGCTAAAGTGTTGCAGTCAAGATGCTGACTCGAGGCCTACAATGTCTGATGTCGTGCAGCGGATTGAGGAGATCGGACAGTCCTAA